The following coding sequences are from one Haliotis asinina isolate JCU_RB_2024 chromosome 3, JCU_Hal_asi_v2, whole genome shotgun sequence window:
- the LOC137277672 gene encoding probable peptidyl-tRNA hydrolase 2 isoform X1 — translation MVVVSLSLKWRTRMNLSFAAVMTRGLSNLFLSQDGCAHRQREIAVYLDTSTWDFSFVPRVTVRQSVIMDEGESSTGASGSDAEFVPREDLIKSVMELGCSRNAAIKSLFYTGNYNAELAAAWLFENSDKNLDGPLEDDVESGSDSDVEFMSGGTLYKMVFVVNGELQMGVGKVAAQVAHACLGLFRKLIDEQIKYAEMLISWEQFGETKIVVKGENIAQLKELQAKAESLGLPNYTVQDAGRTQIAAGSTTVLAIIGKVDAVDQVSGKLKLL, via the exons ATGGTCGTGGTGAGTCTATCACTGAAATGGCGAACCCGCATGAACCTGTCCTTCGCTGCAGTTATGACGCGTGGCCTCTCGAATCTT TTCCTTTCCCAAGATGGATGCGCCCATCGACAACGTGAAATAGCAGTATACTTGGATACGTCGACGTGGGATTTCAGCTTTGTTCCCAGAGTCACTGTACGCCAGTCCGTCATCATGGATGAAGGAGAGAGCAGCACAGGCGCATCTGGATCAGATGCAGAGTTCGTACCCCGGGAAGATCTCATTAAGAGCGTGATGGAATTGGGCTGCAGCAGAAATGCGGCAATAAAA AGTTTGTTCTATACAGGCAACTATAATGCTGAGTTGGCAGCTGCTTGGTTATTTGAAAACTCAGACAAAAATCTTGATGGCCCTCTGGAG GATGATGTTGAGAGTGGTAGCGACAGTGATGTTGAGTTCATGTCGGGTGGCACCCTCTATAAGATGGTGTTCGTAGTGAACGGAGAGCTACAGATGGGGGTTGGCAAAGTTGCAGCCCAGGTTGCCCATGCTTGTCTGGGGTTGTTCCGTAAACTCATTGATGAGCAGATCAAGTATGCAGAGATGCTCATCAGCTGGGAACAGTTTGG AGAGACAAAGATTGTAGTAAAGGGGGAAAACATTGCCCAGCTGAAAGAATTACAAGCCAAGGCAGAGAGTCTAGGTCTGCCCAACTACACAGTACAGGATGCAGGTAGAACGCAG ATTGCAGCTGGCTCCACAACAGTACTGGCCATTATAGGAAAGGTGGATGCTGTTGATCAGGTGTCTGGAAAACTGAAGCTGTTGTAA
- the LOC137277672 gene encoding probable peptidyl-tRNA hydrolase 2 isoform X2, producing MDEGESSTGASGSDAEFVPREDLIKSVMELGCSRNAAIKSLFYTGNYNAELAAAWLFENSDKNLDGPLEDDVESGSDSDVEFMSGGTLYKMVFVVNGELQMGVGKVAAQVAHACLGLFRKLIDEQIKYAEMLISWEQFGETKIVVKGENIAQLKELQAKAESLGLPNYTVQDAGRTQIAAGSTTVLAIIGKVDAVDQVSGKLKLL from the exons ATGGATGAAGGAGAGAGCAGCACAGGCGCATCTGGATCAGATGCAGAGTTCGTACCCCGGGAAGATCTCATTAAGAGCGTGATGGAATTGGGCTGCAGCAGAAATGCGGCAATAAAA AGTTTGTTCTATACAGGCAACTATAATGCTGAGTTGGCAGCTGCTTGGTTATTTGAAAACTCAGACAAAAATCTTGATGGCCCTCTGGAG GATGATGTTGAGAGTGGTAGCGACAGTGATGTTGAGTTCATGTCGGGTGGCACCCTCTATAAGATGGTGTTCGTAGTGAACGGAGAGCTACAGATGGGGGTTGGCAAAGTTGCAGCCCAGGTTGCCCATGCTTGTCTGGGGTTGTTCCGTAAACTCATTGATGAGCAGATCAAGTATGCAGAGATGCTCATCAGCTGGGAACAGTTTGG AGAGACAAAGATTGTAGTAAAGGGGGAAAACATTGCCCAGCTGAAAGAATTACAAGCCAAGGCAGAGAGTCTAGGTCTGCCCAACTACACAGTACAGGATGCAGGTAGAACGCAG ATTGCAGCTGGCTCCACAACAGTACTGGCCATTATAGGAAAGGTGGATGCTGTTGATCAGGTGTCTGGAAAACTGAAGCTGTTGTAA
- the LOC137277667 gene encoding uncharacterized protein encodes MMKNRVGSRGRGFGKVSKKMAEMSVIKITCGSVMGHLHKNKFYCPGIHRECIEFQGQFITPKVFSVMGDKEKLKDWKNAIRINGIQVRKYIESSTLDFYRHDEFCTGRCIARSPVNRNSVISPPALIPKVEFVSSINEHTYCHLPDDSESRLANIPTIEMKGIPEPVDVKPNVALLQSLLEKPIATSTEVLPPDVAAAFSKAKEIDIEPLEVDVESAEEDRQFWIGIMELGLLEHFFREIKITLDVFKSDLVTHQVRASDAVRVSNIVRTLGLMKKLKERLSAFKSDMDQQQAKIDKEMEALKQKVTQFELRKQALKRKSEKFEYLMDMSANKKAFIIEKNADSDEEDNDSDGEKEVVDVCFENDDDEDNEDEDTMDAPGLEEELKRDESQERLVTVPTNVVTPAESSSSSSSTSSHSTLNLSSAKITTLPADSSNSFVIKNNSLTPITVSHVPSATVSLIPQPSATVSVPPKTADQGKKGTIIRQVLMDTCNDGEALEKLKEAAVMKLKESMATKPSKASASVHKPDTMASAPKPGPVKEKIKIIARCNVMPEASDETGTVMKIMPETACTSIAPTCVTYNPSTNTLSSSDKLEQEGDSSKQSQQNSTRVSPSGSTKNTHSPPVTKEAKSVVRTVELRKRKPGPKSKTQFYNVPLPHLQNAPRAQIESDLSKVTFESGCQTPIDGVRENHPQSEEKEKSNVTGKPVVNTRRSSRKTSHMFAWGVKSGSEVGDTEAEPAGKTDSELDSPDKLYTIERSQPSDMTEIRHKFSWDAE; translated from the exons atgatgaaaaatagAGTGGGCAGTCGAGGCCGTGGCTTCGGTAAAGTGTCCAAAAA GATGGCAGAGATGTCAGTAATAAAGATCACATGTGGCAGTGTCATGGGTCATCTACACAAGAACAAGTTTTACTGCCCAGGCATTCACAGAGAGTGTATTGAATTCCAAGGTCAATTCATTACACCAAAGGTGTTCTCTGTGATGGGAGATAAAGAAAAACTCAAAGACTGGAAAAATGCAATCAGAATCAATGGCATCCAAGTCAG GAAGTACATTGAATCTTCTACCCTGGATTTCTATCGCCATGATGAATTTTGCACTGGCAGATGCATAGCCAGATCGCCAGTAAACAGAAACAGCGTAATTTCACCACCAGCTCTGATTCCTAAAGTGGAATTTGTTAGCAGCATAAATGAACACACTTACTGCCATCTGCCAGATGACAGTGAGTCACGGTTggccaatattccaacaattgAGATGAAAGGTATTCCGGAACCAGTGGATGTGAAACCCAATGTGGCGCTCTTGCAGTCTTTGTTGGAGAAACCTATTGCAACGTCAACTGAAG TGCTACCTCCAGATGTTGCTGCAGCTTTCTCCAAGGCTAAGGAAATAGATATTGAACCCCTGGAAGTCGATGTTGAGTCAGCAGAAGAGGACCGTCAGTTCTGGATTGGAATCATGGAACTGGGACTCCTGGAACACTTCTTCAGGGAAATAAAAATAACTCTTGATGTATTCAAGTCTGACCTTGTCACACACCAAGTCCGGGCCAGTG ATGCTGTTCGTGTGAGTAACATTGTGCGTACTCTGGGTTTGATGAAGAAGTTGAAAGAGAGGCTGTCAGCATTCAAGTCCGATATGGACCAACAACAGGCCAAAATTGACAAAGAAATGGAAG CACTGAAACAGAAGGTGACACAGTTCGAGCTGAGGAAGCAGGCCCTGAAACGGAAATCTGAGAAGTTTGAGTATCTCATGGACATGAGTGCCAACAAAAAAGCTTTCATCATTGAGAAGAATGCAGACTCTGATGAGGAGGACAATGACAGTGATGGTGAGAAGGAGGTGGTAGACGTCTGCTTcgagaatgatgatgatgaggataaTGAGGATGAGGATACCATGGATGCTCCTGGACTTGAAGAGGAGTTAAAGCGGGATGAGTCTCAGGAAAGATTGGTCACTGTGCCTACAAATGTGGTGACGCCAGCCgaaagtagcagtagcagcagcagcacgtCTTCACATTCCACGTTGAATCTGTCTTCTGCCAAAATAACCACCCTTCCTGCAGATAGTAGCAACAGCTTTGTTATAAAGAACAACTCCCTGACACCAATCACAGTGTCTCATGTACCATCAGCGACTGTTTCCCTTATCCCACAACCTTCAGCAACTGTGTCAGTGCCACCAAAGACTGCAGACCAAGGGAAGAAGGGGACAATAATTCGTCAGGTCTTGATGGACACATGTAATGATGGTGAGGCACTTGAGAAACTTAAAGAGGCTGCTGTGATGAAACTGAAAGAGTCCATGGCAACCAAACCATCTAAGGCGTCAGCCAGTGTTCACAAACCTGATACCATGGCGTCTGCTCCAAAACCTGGACCAGTGAAGGAGAAAATAAAAATCATTGCTCGCTGTAACGTGATGCCAGAAGCCAGTGATGAAACGGGAACTGTGATGAAAATTATGCCTGAAACTGCTTGTACATCCATTGCCCCAACATGTGTAACATATAACCCCAGCACAAATACTCTCTCATCAAGTGATAAGCTGGAGCAGGAAGGTGATAGTTCTAAACAATCCCAACAAAATTCCACTCGTGTATCACCAAGTGGGAGCACTAAAAATACCCATTCACCTCCAGTTACTAAAGAGGCTAAAAGTGTAGTCCGTACAGTGGAACTTAGAAAAAGGAAACCAGGTCCCAAATCAAAGACTCAGTTCTACAATGTCCCTCTGCCACATTTGCAAAATGCTCCTCGTGCACAAATTGAAAGTGACCTGAGTAAGGTGACATTTGAAAGCGGCTGTCAGACACCTATTGATGGAGTGCGGGAAAATCATCCACAAtctgaagaaaaagaaaagtcAAACGTGACAGGAAAACCAGTAGTAAATACTCGCCGATCAAGTCGTAAGACGTCCCACATGTTTGCATGGGGTGTGAAGAGTGGCAGCGAAGTAGGTGACACTGAAGCTGAACCAGCAGGAAAAACAGATTCAGAGTTGGACAGCCCCGATAAGCTTTATACAATTGAGAGGTCTCAACCTTCAGATATGACTGAAATTAGACATAAGTTTTCTTGGGATGCGGAGTAG
- the LOC137277668 gene encoding exocyst complex component 3-like yields MMSDEGHDQGPAPAPLDLGRVETVAREAAMKYVANLLQRPEQLEKVDQFKRRAARKKASVEAMLKTAVQSQLDGVKTGLNQLQSALQDVYEIKQSLDEVDENYKSIQPLHDKLKEVKRENSEFCQLAAAQENLKHIFTVPESVSRTRDLINDGKLLQAHKHLADLEMSRDDLLLELHRQPNQSPTDNNTLKRYFADVEKLSEDLGKQLWIILHQTLKAVRREPTLIVTALRLIEREERMDQAWSRKKEQTGFMPPGRPKNWRQRAFAVFEESITATIEGNQLNDRSGDKMWLVKHLELTRQLMIDNLKVVKTLLPPVFPPEYQIVKRYVQMYHKALGSHLVELIDQELEGNEIVSLLQWVHAYDSPDLLRHPGLNIDTRELGLGPLLENSVIEDLQNHYLKNMKSNIAEWTRNALKSDYKDWFKDEQPEADADGFFNTPLPVIIFQMMEQNLQVAQLISQDLVKKVLELFADELSQYASEYEGEIKNFRERHLANRNEQKYFLHYVIANANNCLCFGEYMKQLRKRYLKNEYEEEAEEGEEETDIRRDRFQKLTDTFSQISRLCCRIILDEFFIDLKDSNCLNELMTRAWMSSSNAIDIICATWADYNEDFLHLRPKNFDMLVTTGQRKILTEYLRALLSRKLSFKNYKERRESADKMLKEATSLKELFHHVSPKQDNSIFDVLYSLAEVLKLKDNSMLSLEVTGLVKKHPDIRLEQLINLILCRGDMNKSEARQMAVDTLGEDDANNKPKGIFSELANS; encoded by the exons ATGATGTCAGATGAAGGCCATGATCAGGGGCCAGCTCCTGCTCCCTTGGATCTTGGTCGAGTTGAAACAGTTGCAAGGGAAGCTGCAATGAAATATGTTGCTAACTTGTTACAG CGCCCAGAGCAGCTGGAAAAGGTTGATCAATTCAAGAGAAGAGCAGCCCGTAAGAAG GCATCAGTGGAGGCCATGTTGAAGACAGCTGTACAGTCACAGCTGGATGGTGTGAAGACCGGACTGAACCAACTACAGAGTGCTCTGCAGGATGTATATGAAATCAAACAATC TTTGGACGAGGTGGATGAAAACTACAAGTCCATTCAGCCGTTACATGACAAACTGAAGGAGGTGAAGAGAGAAAACTCAGAGTTCTGCCAG CTTGCAGCTGCCCAGGAAAACTTGAAGCACATATTCACAGTTCCGGAGAGTGTGTCCCGCACTAGGGACCTCATCAACGATGGAAAACTGTTACAGGCACATAAACA CCTGGCTGACCTTGAGATGTCTCGAGATGACCTGCTACTTGAACTTCACCGACAGCCTAACCAGAGCCCAACTGATAATAAT ACATTAAAGAGGTATTTTGCTGATGTAGAAAAACTTTCAGAGGATCTTGGCAAACAACTGTGGATAATCCTGCACCAAACTCTGAAAGCTGTCCGACGTGAACCAACACTCATTGTTACAGCTCTCAGGCTCATTGAGAGGGAGGAGag AATGGATCAGGCTTGGAGCAGGAAGAAGGAGCAGACGGGCTTCATGCCCCCGGGACGTCCTAAGAACTGGAGGCAAAGGGCCTTTGCTGTGTTTGAAGAGTCCATTACTGCCAC GATTGAGGGGAACCAGCTGAATGACCGTTCTGGTGACAAGATGTGGCTAGTGAAGCACCTGGAGCTGACCCGACAGCTCATGATTGACAACTTGAAGGTGGTCAAG ACACTGTTGCCTCCAGTCTTTCCCCCGGAGTACCAAATAGTCAAGCGATACGTCCAGATGTATCACAAAGCCCTTGGAAGTCAT CTGGTGGAGCTGATAGACCAGGAACTGGAGGGAAATGAGATTGTCTCCCTTCTACAGTGGGTCCATGCTTATGA CTCGCCAGACCTGTTACGTCATCCAGGGTTAAATATCGACACAAGGGAATTAGGCTTGGGTCCTCTACTTGAGAACAGCGTCATAGAGGATCTGCAGAACCA TTACCTGAAAAACATGAAGAGCAACATAGCAGAGTGGACCAGAAATGCCCTGAAGTCAGATTACAAG GACTGGTTCAAGGATGAGCAGCCGGAAGCAGATGCAGATGGCTTTTTCAACACTCCTCTCCCAGTCATTATCTTCCAGATGATGGAGCAGAAT CTTCAAGTGGCACAGCTGATAAGTCAAGATCTAGTGAAGAAGGTGTTGGAGCTGTTTGCTGATGAACTGAGTCAATATGCTTCAGAGTATGAAG GAGAAATCAAAAACTTCAGAGAGCGACATCTTGCAAACAGAAATGAGCAAAAGTATTTTCTACATTATGTG ATTGCCAATGCTAACAACTGcctgtgttttggggaatacaTGAAACAGCTTCGAAAGCGTTATCTGAAAAATGAATACGAGGAAGAGGCAGAGGAAGGGGAAGAAGAAACAGACATCAGGAGAGACAGGTTCCAGAAGCTGACGGACACCTTCTCCCAGATTAGCAGATTGTG cTGTAGAATAATTCTGGATGAGTTCTTCATCGATTTGAAAGACAGCAACTGCTTGAATGAACTTATGACTCGTGCATG GATGTCCAGTTCTAATGCAATAGACATAATATGTGCAACTTGGGCAGACTACAATGAAGACTTTCTGCATCTTCGACCTAAAAACTTTGACATGTTGGTGACAACTGGACAAAGGAAGATACTCACAGAATATCTGAGAGCTCTGTTGTCAAG AAAACTGTCCTTCAAGAACTACAAGGAGAGGCGAGAGTCTGCAGACAAGATGTTGAAGGAAGCCACATCCCTCAAAGAGCTGTTCCACCATGTGTCCCCCAAACAG GACAACTCGATATTTGACGTGCTATACTCCTTGGCTGAAGTTCTTAAGCTGAAAGATAACTCCATGTTGTCTTTGGAAGTCACA GGTCTGGTGAAGAAGCACCCCGACATCCGTCTTGAGCAGCTGATCAACCTGATCCTGTGTCGAGGAGACATGAACAAGTCAGAGGCCAGACAG ATGGCTGTGGACACGCTTGGAGAGGATGACGCTAACAACAAGCCTAAGGGCATCTTTTCAGAGCTGGCAAATTCATGA